Proteins encoded within one genomic window of Panicum virgatum strain AP13 chromosome 1N, P.virgatum_v5, whole genome shotgun sequence:
- the LOC120655975 gene encoding uncharacterized protein LOC120655975, whose amino-acid sequence MHNSIEKREGDNDNYDEDTVEAGDDERNGSRLHVSAREYYCYIMQIRNGVFVIMFYGGRLFQQWIVDIYIKVESMRLDWHSRSENQAIIRADLYQGIMDTLATGEVNGLRAGKRVVLSKSFPGSDRDVQARFMDGMALVATYGRLDYFVT is encoded by the exons ATGCATAATTCTATTG AAAAACGTGAAGGGGACAACGACAATTATGATGAAGATACTGTTGAAGCTGGTGATGATG AACGTAATGGATCAAGGCTTCACGTTAGTGCGCGAGAATATTATTGCTATATAATGCAGATACGAAATGGGGTGTTTGTGATAATGTTTTATGGTGGTAGGCTTTTTCAACAGTGGATAGTTGATATCTATATCAAAGTAGAATCTATGCGTCTTGATTGGCATTCAAGATCAGAAAATCAAGCCATTATCCGAGCTGATCTTTACCAG GGCATAATGGACACGCTTGCCACTGGAGAGGTTAATGGTTTACGTGCTGGAAAAAGGGTTGTCTTATCTAAAAGTTTTCCTGGTAGTGATCGTGATGTGCAGGCAAGATTTATGGATGGAATGGCTTTGGTTGCTACGTATGGACGACTAGATTATTTTGTCACATGA